One region of Dokdonia sp. 4H-3-7-5 genomic DNA includes:
- a CDS encoding DegT/DnrJ/EryC1/StrS family aminotransferase — protein sequence MIPFLDLKKINAPFEQEFKNKFDSFLAEGWFVLGEEVQLFEAEYAQYCGTTHCVGTANGLDALRLIFEGYKILEQLQEGDEVLVASNTYIATIIAIKQAGLIPVLVEASLLTYNFDFEDLEHKITLKTKVVLPTHLYGKLTDMERINAFAKAYNLFVITDCAQSHGAKDVKGNRSGSLADASAHSFYPTKNLGALGDAGAITTDNESLAQVVKKYRNYGFKERYVAEYAGVNSRLDELQAAFLRIKLRELDIQNQKRREIAIQYLSKIDNKHILLPQLDKEENHVWHLFVIRSVYRDQLQTHLQNQGIGTNIHYPVPPHKQEALSEYNMQSFPVCQQLHNEVLSIPLSPALSEENVEEIITALNNFRC from the coding sequence ATGATTCCATTTTTAGATCTTAAGAAAATAAATGCTCCCTTTGAACAGGAGTTTAAAAACAAGTTCGATTCCTTTTTAGCGGAAGGTTGGTTTGTACTAGGAGAAGAGGTGCAACTCTTTGAAGCAGAATATGCTCAGTATTGTGGAACAACACATTGTGTAGGTACAGCAAATGGTCTCGATGCTTTACGACTCATTTTTGAAGGCTATAAAATCTTAGAACAGCTTCAGGAAGGAGACGAGGTTTTAGTTGCAAGTAATACGTATATCGCTACGATTATCGCTATTAAGCAAGCTGGTTTGATTCCAGTATTAGTAGAAGCTTCGTTACTTACATATAATTTCGATTTTGAAGATCTAGAACATAAAATTACTCTTAAAACGAAAGTAGTGTTACCTACACACTTGTATGGGAAACTTACGGATATGGAAAGGATTAACGCTTTCGCGAAAGCGTATAACCTATTTGTAATTACAGATTGCGCACAATCACACGGAGCGAAGGATGTTAAAGGAAATCGCAGCGGATCACTAGCAGATGCGAGTGCACACAGTTTTTACCCTACTAAAAATCTAGGAGCCTTAGGAGATGCCGGAGCAATTACCACAGATAATGAATCGCTGGCTCAGGTGGTAAAAAAATATAGAAATTACGGCTTTAAAGAACGCTATGTAGCCGAATATGCAGGAGTTAATTCTAGACTTGACGAGTTACAAGCGGCCTTCTTGAGAATAAAATTAAGAGAATTAGACATACAAAATCAAAAACGTCGTGAGATTGCGATCCAATATCTCAGTAAGATTGATAATAAACATATTTTACTACCTCAATTAGATAAAGAGGAAAATCATGTGTGGCACTTGTTTGTGATACGAAGTGTTTATCGAGATCAATTACAGACACACTTACAAAATCAAGGGATAGGGACTAATATTCATTATCCAGTTCCTCCTCATAAACAAGAGGCACTTAGCGAGTACAATATGCAATCATTTCCCGTTTGTCAGCAATTGCATAATGAGGTACTTAGTATTCCTCTATCACCAGCATTATCAGAGGAAAATGTTGAGGAAATTATAACAGCGCTAAACAACTTTAGATGCTAA
- a CDS encoding sugar 3,4-ketoisomerase — protein MKKIIEIPRITDPRGNLAVIENGVFPHDIKRVYYLHDVPSGAYRGGHAHKECVELLIAVSGSFEVILDNGTTKERVMLNNPSEGLLIDVNIWRELENFSSGSVCLVLASHVYDEEDYIRSHDTFRLHICT, from the coding sequence ATGAAGAAAATTATAGAAATCCCAAGAATAACAGACCCACGAGGTAATCTTGCCGTTATAGAAAATGGTGTGTTTCCACATGATATTAAGCGAGTTTATTATTTACACGATGTGCCTAGTGGAGCCTATCGCGGCGGTCATGCACATAAAGAATGTGTAGAATTGCTCATTGCAGTAAGCGGTAGCTTTGAAGTGATACTCGATAATGGTACAACTAAAGAACGCGTAATGCTTAATAATCCTAGTGAAGGCTTATTGATTGATGTGAATATTTGGCGAGAACTTGAAAATTTTTCTTCAGGATCCGTCTGTCTGGTGCTTGCATCGCATGTTTATGATGAGGAAGATTATATACGCTCACACGATACTTTTCGACTACATATATGCACTTAA
- a CDS encoding glycosyltransferase — protein sequence MPKDTHKKIALVTISLAGGGAERSLGILSTMLSRLGHSVHIVTLRDDIKVPYAGTLFNLGSYKSNDDNVLDQWNHLRQLRSYLISQGFHLIIDNRSRPSLFKEIWYTQYVYRNLNVLCMVRSGHLEMYFPKPAAITKYIYKDAYFVGVSKRICKKIKERYGFKHISNIYNAIPRFSEINDTLALPYDYVLGYGRLVDDVKNFSLMISAFAKANLKLPLVIMGEGIDKEKLYNLAKKLKVTDKVYFIGYQENPSSIVEKALCTLLTSHYEGFPMVLVESLSLGTPVISVDCESGPSEIVQHGHNGLLVPNYEIEALSVAMRTLVLDGQFLAHCKSNAKDSVAHLSQERISNDWNALINSL from the coding sequence TTGCCTAAAGATACTCATAAAAAAATTGCGCTAGTTACCATCTCATTGGCAGGTGGTGGAGCAGAGCGATCGCTGGGGATTTTATCTACTATGTTATCCAGACTAGGGCACTCGGTACATATCGTGACGTTAAGAGATGACATTAAAGTCCCATATGCTGGAACACTTTTTAATCTAGGTAGTTATAAATCAAATGATGATAATGTGCTAGATCAATGGAATCACTTAAGGCAACTTAGATCATATCTAATATCTCAAGGCTTTCATTTAATTATAGATAATAGATCGCGACCTTCCTTATTTAAAGAAATTTGGTATACACAATATGTGTATCGTAATTTAAATGTTTTATGCATGGTCAGAAGTGGTCACTTAGAAATGTACTTCCCTAAACCAGCTGCAATAACGAAATATATCTATAAAGATGCCTACTTTGTTGGAGTGTCAAAACGTATATGTAAGAAAATAAAAGAGCGCTATGGTTTTAAACACATTAGCAATATCTATAATGCAATACCGCGATTTTCAGAAATAAATGATACTCTAGCGCTTCCTTATGATTATGTATTAGGCTATGGCCGACTGGTGGATGATGTTAAGAATTTTAGTTTGATGATTTCAGCTTTCGCGAAAGCGAACTTAAAACTTCCCTTAGTAATTATGGGTGAAGGCATTGATAAGGAAAAATTATACAATCTTGCCAAAAAACTTAAAGTGACCGACAAGGTCTACTTTATAGGTTATCAAGAAAATCCATCATCTATTGTAGAAAAAGCTTTGTGTACACTCCTTACCAGTCATTATGAAGGTTTCCCAATGGTGCTTGTAGAGTCATTGTCACTAGGAACTCCAGTGATAAGCGTAGACTGCGAGTCTGGGCCTAGTGAAATAGTACAACACGGTCATAATGGATTATTAGTTCCTAATTATGAGATAGAGGCACTATCTGTAGCTATGCGTACGCTAGTTCTTGATGGACAATTTTTAGCACATTGTAAATCAAATGCCAAAGACAGTGTAGCACACTTGTCACAAGAACGGATTAGTAATGACTGGAATGCACTGATAAATTCCTTATGA
- a CDS encoding glycosyltransferase, which yields MRILLVGEYSRLHNSLKEGLLQLGHEVTIVGSGDGFKNYPVDIRLERGYTSGWRKKLKLIILKITSIDISEIALRKSFNLLKPKLSGYDVVQLINESSFDTTPSLELEIAQYLKNHNKKIFLLSCGADYPSITHAFTEELPYTIVTPFQEEKIDKKSFAPALKYLELDYKELHKELYELIDGVIATDLDYHIPLKDYDAYIGLIPNPINTDTIKSLPQENTNPIIIFHGINRANYFKKGNDIFENALAIIKEKYASKVTIITTESLPYKTYIKKYNSAHIILDQIYSHDQGYNALEAMAKGKIVFTGAGSHFKEHYNLLETVAIDATPDVDQIVRSLEKLIENPETIEEIRRNARLFIETHHNYKKVAQTYIDTWNN from the coding sequence ATGCGCATCTTACTTGTAGGCGAATACAGCCGACTTCACAATTCGCTCAAAGAAGGACTTTTACAGTTAGGACACGAAGTAACGATTGTGGGTAGTGGCGATGGATTTAAAAACTATCCTGTAGATATTAGACTTGAAAGAGGCTATACTAGCGGATGGAGAAAAAAACTTAAGCTCATTATTCTCAAAATAACTAGCATTGATATTTCTGAGATCGCTCTACGAAAGTCATTCAATCTTTTAAAACCAAAACTTTCTGGTTATGATGTGGTACAACTTATCAATGAATCTAGTTTTGACACCACACCATCATTAGAACTAGAAATAGCTCAGTATTTAAAAAATCACAATAAGAAAATATTCCTCCTCTCTTGCGGTGCAGATTATCCAAGTATCACACATGCATTTACTGAGGAGCTTCCATACACTATAGTAACACCGTTTCAAGAAGAAAAGATAGATAAGAAATCTTTTGCCCCTGCTCTTAAGTATCTCGAGCTTGATTACAAGGAACTGCATAAAGAATTATATGAGCTTATAGATGGCGTGATTGCTACAGATCTTGATTATCACATACCGCTCAAAGATTATGATGCATATATAGGTTTGATTCCTAATCCCATAAACACAGATACCATTAAGAGCTTACCTCAGGAGAATACAAATCCTATTATCATCTTTCATGGCATAAATCGCGCAAACTATTTTAAGAAAGGAAATGATATTTTTGAAAATGCGCTTGCAATAATTAAAGAGAAATATGCTTCAAAAGTTACTATAATTACCACCGAAAGCTTACCCTATAAAACCTACATTAAAAAGTATAATAGCGCACATATTATTCTAGATCAAATTTACTCACATGATCAAGGCTATAATGCACTTGAAGCAATGGCAAAGGGTAAAATAGTATTTACTGGCGCCGGCAGTCACTTTAAGGAGCATTACAATCTTTTAGAAACTGTGGCCATAGATGCTACGCCAGATGTAGATCAAATAGTGCGCAGTCTAGAAAAACTCATTGAAAATCCAGAAACCATTGAGGAGATAAGAAGGAATGCTCGATTATTTATTGAAACTCATCATAATTATAAGAAAGTCGCACAAACTTACATTGACACTTGGAATAATTAA
- a CDS encoding DHH family phosphoesterase: MNISQISTTKELLKDSKSIAVIPHKNPDGDAMGSTLALVAYLNKKGHKAVVVAPNEYPHFLKWLPGHDDVLFYTSNTTNARDAIKTADLVFTLDFNHFSRVGDLEEVLDNVKAPFIMIDHHQQPADYAAVTYSDTAMSSTCEMVYHFIKALGDEQLITADMASCLYTGIMTDTGSFRFSSTTATTHEVIAALIKKGANNDQIHQNIYDTNSESRLQLLGVALNNLVVLREYRTAFITMTQKELDDHNFQKGDTEGFVNYCLSLEGIIFAVIFIEHKADSIIKMSLRSKGEFSVNEFARAHYNGGGHTNAAGGRSEVALAETIANFKELLPSYKDQLSS; this comes from the coding sequence ATGAATATCTCTCAAATCTCAACAACAAAAGAGTTACTTAAAGACTCAAAAAGCATAGCTGTAATTCCTCATAAAAATCCTGATGGAGATGCTATGGGAAGTACACTTGCACTTGTAGCATATTTAAATAAAAAAGGTCATAAGGCAGTTGTAGTGGCGCCTAATGAGTATCCACATTTTTTAAAGTGGCTGCCAGGTCATGACGATGTACTTTTTTACACATCTAATACAACTAATGCAAGGGATGCAATAAAAACAGCGGACCTCGTATTTACGTTAGACTTTAATCATTTTTCTAGAGTAGGAGACTTAGAAGAGGTGCTTGATAATGTCAAGGCTCCATTTATCATGATAGACCACCACCAGCAACCAGCAGATTATGCTGCGGTTACTTATAGTGATACTGCCATGAGCAGTACTTGTGAGATGGTATATCATTTCATAAAAGCTTTAGGTGATGAGCAGCTAATTACTGCAGACATGGCTAGCTGTTTGTATACAGGCATCATGACAGACACTGGATCTTTTAGATTCTCATCTACCACCGCTACTACTCACGAGGTTATTGCTGCTCTTATTAAAAAAGGAGCAAATAACGACCAGATACACCAAAATATTTACGATACTAATAGCGAGTCTAGACTTCAACTCCTAGGTGTTGCTCTTAATAATCTTGTAGTCTTAAGGGAGTATAGAACTGCTTTTATTACTATGACGCAGAAAGAGCTAGATGACCATAATTTTCAAAAAGGGGATACAGAAGGTTTTGTAAATTATTGTCTTTCGCTAGAGGGCATTATATTTGCTGTGATATTTATAGAACATAAAGCAGATAGTATTATAAAAATGTCGCTTAGATCTAAAGGTGAGTTCTCTGTAAATGAATTTGCTAGAGCTCATTATAATGGTGGAGGACATACTAATGCCGCAGGTGGAAGAAGCGAGGTAGCACTTGCAGAAACTATTGCTAACTTTAAAGAGTTATTGCCTTCATATAAAGACCAATTATCATCATGA
- the typA gene encoding translational GTPase TypA, with product MDVRNIAIIAHVDHGKTTLVDKIMYHCELFRENESKGELILDNNDLERERGITITSKNVSVMYKGTKINIIDTPGHADFGGEVERVLNMADGVCLLVDAFEGPMPQTRFVLQKAIDLGLKPCVVINKVDKENCTPDIVHEKVFDLMFELGAEEWQLDFPTVYGSAKNNWMSDDWEKETDSIEPLLEMVMEHIPVPEVKEGNTQMLITSLDFSSFTGRIAIGRLNRGELTEGMQVSLVKRDGTIKKTRIKELHTFDGLGRLKVPSVQAGDICAIVGLEGFEIGDTVADFENPEGLATIDIDEPTMSMLFSINDSPFFGKDGKFVTSRHIKDRLTKELEKNLALRVNDTDSADKFLVYGRGVMHLSVLIETMRREGYELQIGQPQVIIKEIDGVKCEPIEELTIDLPENVSGRAVEFVTMRKGEMLSMEAKGERMIIEFLIPSRGIIGLRNQLLTATAGEAIMAHRFKEYQPFKGDIPGRISGSLVSMENGNAIPYSIDKLQDRGKFFVSPGEDIYEGQVIGENSRQDDMNINITKAKKQSNVRSSGADDKAKIVPAIKFSLEEALEYIQKDEYVEVTPNHLRLRKVYLKEVDRKRFKIA from the coding sequence ATGGACGTAAGGAATATCGCGATTATCGCCCACGTAGACCACGGTAAGACAACCCTGGTAGACAAAATTATGTATCACTGTGAGCTTTTTAGAGAAAACGAATCTAAAGGAGAACTTATTTTAGATAATAACGATCTTGAGCGTGAGCGCGGGATTACAATTACTTCTAAGAATGTTTCTGTAATGTACAAGGGAACGAAAATTAACATTATCGATACTCCTGGTCACGCCGATTTTGGTGGTGAAGTAGAGCGTGTATTGAATATGGCAGACGGTGTATGTCTTCTTGTAGATGCATTTGAAGGGCCTATGCCGCAAACACGTTTTGTACTACAAAAAGCTATTGACCTTGGTCTTAAGCCTTGTGTGGTGATTAATAAAGTAGATAAAGAAAACTGTACTCCAGATATTGTACATGAAAAGGTTTTTGACCTTATGTTCGAATTAGGTGCAGAAGAGTGGCAGCTAGACTTCCCTACTGTATATGGTAGTGCAAAGAATAACTGGATGAGTGACGACTGGGAGAAAGAAACAGATTCTATCGAGCCATTGTTAGAAATGGTTATGGAGCACATTCCAGTACCAGAAGTAAAGGAAGGTAACACACAGATGTTAATTACATCTTTAGACTTTTCTTCATTTACAGGACGTATCGCAATAGGACGTCTTAACCGTGGTGAACTTACAGAAGGTATGCAAGTATCTCTTGTAAAGCGTGATGGAACTATTAAGAAAACACGTATTAAAGAATTACACACTTTTGACGGTTTAGGTCGTTTAAAAGTACCAAGCGTTCAAGCTGGTGATATTTGTGCAATTGTAGGATTAGAAGGATTTGAAATAGGTGATACTGTTGCAGATTTTGAAAACCCAGAAGGTCTTGCAACTATCGATATTGATGAGCCTACAATGAGTATGCTTTTCTCAATTAACGATTCACCTTTCTTTGGAAAAGATGGAAAGTTTGTAACATCACGTCACATTAAAGATCGCTTAACAAAAGAGCTTGAAAAGAACCTTGCACTTCGTGTTAATGATACAGACAGTGCAGATAAATTCTTAGTGTATGGTCGTGGAGTAATGCACCTCTCTGTACTAATTGAAACAATGCGCCGTGAAGGATATGAATTACAAATCGGGCAGCCGCAAGTAATTATAAAAGAAATAGACGGAGTAAAATGTGAGCCTATAGAAGAGCTTACTATTGACCTTCCGGAAAATGTATCTGGTCGCGCTGTTGAGTTTGTGACAATGCGTAAAGGTGAAATGCTTTCTATGGAGGCAAAAGGAGAGCGTATGATTATTGAATTCTTAATTCCATCACGTGGTATTATAGGATTACGTAATCAACTACTTACTGCAACTGCAGGAGAAGCAATTATGGCTCACCGTTTTAAAGAATACCAGCCTTTTAAAGGAGATATTCCTGGACGTATATCTGGATCTTTAGTATCTATGGAAAATGGAAATGCAATTCCTTATTCTATCGATAAATTACAGGATAGAGGTAAATTCTTCGTATCTCCAGGTGAAGATATTTATGAAGGTCAAGTAATTGGTGAGAACTCTCGTCAAGATGACATGAACATCAACATCACAAAAGCTAAGAAGCAATCTAACGTACGTTCATCTGGTGCAGATGATAAGGCAAAGATTGTTCCTGCTATCAAGTTTTCATTAGAAGAGGCGCTAGAATATATTCAGAAAGATGAGTATGTAGAGGTTACTCCTAATCACTTGAGATTACGTAAAGTTTACCTTAAAGAGGTAGATCGTAAGCGTTTTAAAATAGCTTAA
- a CDS encoding GNAT family N-acetyltransferase, with the protein MKSSYTIHKFQQKDTIQWNDFVALSCNATFLHNRAFMEYHSDRFIDNSLMIYKNKKVVALLPANLKGETIYSHQGLTYGGLLMLASLKIADVLELFKELLTYLESINIQTLYLKQIPSFYNRLPSEGLDYLLQLVQGACYRVDSASVIDYRNDIQIQSNRLEGVKKAQKHDLLIKEEDNLEDFWDVILIPNLKEQHNAEPTHSIEEITLLKKAFPNNIRQFNVYHNGQIVGGATIFETSTTAHVQYISANSKKQTLGTLDFLFNHLIKITFKDKRYFDFGTSNENAGKQLNKGLTYWKECFGARTFVHRNFKINTANHIYLNNVLV; encoded by the coding sequence TTGAAATCATCTTATACCATCCATAAGTTTCAACAAAAGGACACCATCCAGTGGAACGATTTTGTCGCGCTATCGTGCAACGCAACATTTCTTCATAATAGGGCATTTATGGAGTATCATTCTGATCGTTTTATAGATAACTCACTGATGATTTATAAGAACAAAAAAGTAGTCGCACTGCTACCGGCAAATCTTAAAGGAGAAACAATCTATAGTCATCAAGGACTTACTTATGGAGGATTATTAATGCTAGCCTCCCTCAAGATTGCGGACGTACTAGAGTTATTTAAAGAGCTACTCACTTATTTAGAGTCCATAAATATCCAGACGCTTTACTTAAAGCAGATTCCTAGTTTTTACAATCGTTTGCCTAGCGAAGGACTAGACTATCTTTTACAACTCGTTCAAGGGGCTTGCTATAGAGTGGATAGCGCCTCAGTCATTGATTATAGAAATGACATACAGATTCAATCTAATAGGCTTGAAGGTGTAAAGAAAGCTCAAAAACACGATTTACTTATTAAAGAAGAAGATAATCTTGAAGATTTCTGGGATGTTATATTAATTCCTAACCTTAAAGAGCAACATAATGCGGAACCTACACACTCTATAGAAGAGATAACCTTATTAAAGAAAGCGTTCCCTAATAATATTAGACAGTTTAATGTTTACCATAATGGGCAAATTGTTGGTGGTGCTACAATATTTGAGACAAGTACTACAGCACATGTCCAGTATATCTCGGCAAATAGTAAAAAGCAAACTTTAGGTACATTAGACTTTCTCTTTAATCATCTTATAAAAATTACCTTTAAAGACAAGCGGTATTTTGATTTTGGAACATCAAATGAGAATGCAGGAAAACAACTCAATAAAGGACTTACTTATTGGAAGGAATGTTTTGGCGCACGTACTTTTGTGCATCGAAACTTTAAAATAAACACTGCAAATCATATCTATTTAAATAACGTACTGGTATGA
- a CDS encoding DapH/DapD/GlmU-related protein translates to MSRLSNILQSFRIWKYKILSSHKSIDGHAVLHQPAQINGKGKVCFRESVHIGVINSPLFYNTYAYIEARKVGSEIIFGKDVAINNNFCAIANESSITIGDRTTIGLNCSIYNCNFHSLNPEYRRSDTGSSAAVTIGENVFIGNNVSIWKGVTIGDNAVIASGSKVTVNVAAGTTFSSFS, encoded by the coding sequence GTGAGTAGACTTAGTAACATATTACAATCCTTTAGAATATGGAAGTATAAAATACTTTCATCACATAAAAGTATAGATGGCCATGCGGTACTTCATCAACCTGCGCAAATTAATGGTAAAGGAAAAGTATGCTTTCGCGAAAGCGTACATATAGGTGTTATCAATTCGCCATTATTTTATAATACCTATGCGTATATAGAAGCAAGGAAAGTGGGCAGTGAGATTATCTTTGGGAAAGACGTTGCTATTAATAATAACTTTTGTGCGATTGCAAATGAGTCTTCTATAACTATAGGAGACAGAACAACCATAGGTTTAAATTGTAGTATTTATAATTGTAATTTTCATAGTCTTAATCCCGAATACCGAAGATCAGATACAGGGTCTAGCGCAGCTGTGACTATAGGTGAGAATGTTTTTATAGGAAATAATGTGAGTATCTGGAAAGGTGTAACTATAGGAGATAATGCCGTGATAGCGTCAGGAAGTAAGGTTACAGTAAATGTAGCTGCGGGAACAACGTTTTCTAGCTTTTCTTAA
- a CDS encoding nucleoside-diphosphate kinase yields the protein MMTNRTFTMIKPDGVENGHIGAILEKITASGFRIVAMKLTQMTKADAETFYAVHNERPFFGELVEFMTRGPIVAAVLEKENAVADFRTLIGATNPADAAEGTIRALYATSMGENAVHGSDSDENAAIEGAFHFSGREMF from the coding sequence ATTATGACAAACAGAACTTTTACAATGATTAAGCCTGATGGCGTTGAAAACGGACACATCGGAGCAATCTTAGAAAAAATTACTGCTAGCGGTTTCCGTATTGTAGCAATGAAACTTACTCAAATGACGAAGGCAGACGCTGAGACATTTTATGCAGTACACAACGAGCGTCCATTTTTTGGAGAGCTTGTAGAGTTTATGACACGCGGACCTATCGTTGCAGCAGTTCTTGAAAAAGAAAATGCAGTAGCAGATTTCCGTACGCTTATTGGAGCAACAAACCCAGCAGATGCTGCAGAAGGTACTATCCGTGCTTTATATGCAACTTCTATGGGAGAAAATGCAGTACACGGTTCTGATAGTGATGAGAATGCAGCTATTGAAGGTGCTTTCCATTTTTCTGGACGTGAGATGTTTTAA
- a CDS encoding glycosyltransferase family 2 protein, with product MPKFSVVVPLYNKEKAIAQTIESIINQTFTDYEVIIVNDGSTDSSMDVVDRYSEHKFAIFSKKNEGVSTARNYAVSKAQGTYIAFLDADDLWEPDHLKELDNLTSKFPDAALYCAAYQKQYSLSFTRTIKTPLGDKPQGWQGYVDDYFHASLKGAVAWTSAVAVTKKIFHELNGFDTSITFGAGEDTDLWIRLALAYRIAYSNKVTATHILHSENRISNTTTKKRSFLDLDKYEPQVNEKPNLKKYLDINRYALSIHYKIAGDQLNFKKNSKKINPINLTTRQQFLLKMPKAIVITLKELQQFLIRHGIYLSAYM from the coding sequence ATGCCTAAATTTTCGGTAGTCGTACCACTATATAATAAAGAAAAAGCGATTGCTCAAACCATCGAAAGTATCATTAACCAGACGTTTACAGATTATGAAGTAATTATTGTAAATGATGGATCTACCGATAGTAGTATGGATGTTGTCGATAGATATAGTGAACATAAATTCGCTATATTTAGTAAAAAAAACGAAGGTGTTTCCACAGCTCGTAATTACGCAGTAAGTAAAGCACAAGGCACGTATATCGCATTTCTGGATGCAGATGATCTGTGGGAACCTGATCACCTTAAAGAGCTAGATAATCTTACATCCAAATTTCCAGATGCTGCATTGTATTGCGCTGCTTATCAAAAGCAGTATTCTCTATCGTTTACACGTACTATAAAAACTCCGTTGGGAGATAAACCCCAAGGGTGGCAAGGTTATGTAGATGATTATTTTCATGCGAGCCTTAAAGGTGCAGTAGCTTGGACCTCTGCTGTTGCTGTTACTAAGAAAATTTTTCATGAGCTTAATGGATTCGATACATCCATTACTTTTGGGGCAGGTGAAGATACAGATCTATGGATACGACTTGCGCTGGCATACAGAATAGCATACAGTAATAAAGTTACTGCTACTCACATTTTACATAGTGAAAACAGAATCTCAAATACAACGACTAAAAAACGTAGTTTTCTTGATTTAGATAAATACGAGCCTCAAGTAAATGAAAAGCCTAACCTAAAAAAATATCTAGATATAAATCGATACGCACTTTCCATACATTATAAAATAGCAGGAGACCAACTTAACTTCAAGAAGAATAGTAAAAAAATAAACCCCATTAATCTAACAACTAGACAGCAATTTCTTCTTAAAATGCCAAAAGCAATTGTTATAACTTTAAAAGAACTTCAACAATTTCTTATTCGACATGGTATTTACTTAAGTGCATATATGTAG
- a CDS encoding O-antigen translocase, giving the protein MLSKIRASIGNNTLLKIGSINAVSVILQILGGLITSKLIAIYLGERGMALLGYLRNFITSAQAAGNLGLSNGIVKYVATGDEKSHLLSKLLSTVVIVSLVATLIVSSVLYVGATYFNTQVFGERTQYIYVFKLLAIALPFITLNGILLAVINGQSAYKKVVNIQIFSNLLGLAIAVLSIVYYGVQGALFALVISPAVILVITLIALGKQGDVLRSILWSNFDTAALLKLGSYTLMALFSMIVLPLVYIAIRKEIGDGAGYWDAMTRISSYYVKFVATLMTLYILPQLAKASTDASFRKEIFGFYKTVLPLFGVGLVVIFLLRHFIIGLVFTEDFIPMTHLFKWQLLGDFFKVASIVIGYQIIATNNLKLFLITEIISLGVIYCSGIYLVRKFGYEGASMGHCFSYFIHLLVLLFIFRKPLFGKIIAASE; this is encoded by the coding sequence ATGCTAAGTAAAATACGCGCTAGTATAGGTAATAATACTCTTTTAAAGATAGGCTCGATAAATGCTGTGAGTGTAATTCTTCAAATTTTAGGAGGTCTTATAACTTCAAAACTTATTGCTATTTATCTAGGAGAGCGTGGCATGGCATTGCTAGGTTATCTGCGCAATTTTATTACTTCGGCTCAAGCTGCAGGAAATCTAGGTTTGTCTAACGGTATTGTCAAGTATGTAGCTACCGGTGATGAGAAGAGTCATTTATTGTCAAAATTATTATCTACAGTTGTTATTGTGAGTCTCGTTGCGACTTTAATTGTATCGTCGGTGTTATATGTAGGCGCAACATATTTTAATACACAGGTTTTTGGAGAAAGGACACAGTACATATACGTATTTAAATTGCTAGCTATAGCCTTGCCGTTTATAACACTTAACGGTATTCTGCTAGCCGTTATTAATGGGCAGTCGGCTTATAAGAAGGTGGTTAACATTCAAATATTTTCTAATCTTTTAGGTCTTGCTATAGCGGTGTTAAGTATTGTATACTACGGTGTGCAAGGTGCACTATTTGCACTAGTTATAAGTCCAGCAGTGATACTTGTGATTACCTTAATTGCATTAGGAAAGCAAGGTGATGTATTGAGAAGTATTTTATGGTCAAACTTTGATACAGCAGCGCTACTAAAGCTAGGATCGTACACACTTATGGCTTTGTTCTCTATGATTGTGCTGCCGCTCGTATACATTGCCATACGTAAAGAGATAGGTGATGGTGCTGGTTACTGGGATGCAATGACCAGAATATCTAGTTATTATGTGAAGTTTGTCGCCACACTAATGACGTTGTATATACTTCCTCAACTCGCAAAGGCAAGTACAGACGCATCCTTCAGAAAGGAGATATTTGGGTTTTATAAAACTGTTCTTCCACTCTTTGGAGTTGGACTTGTGGTAATATTTCTACTACGTCATTTTATTATAGGACTTGTTTTTACCGAAGATTTTATCCCCATGACGCATCTTTTTAAATGGCAGCTCTTAGGTGATTTTTTTAAGGTAGCTTCCATCGTGATAGGATATCAAATTATTGCAACAAACAATCTAAAGTTATTTTTAATAACAGAGATAATATCTCTAGGAGTAATCTATTGTTCTGGAATTTACTTGGTGCGTAAATTTGGATATGAGGGAGCGTCTATGGGACATTGCTTTAGTTATTTTATACATTTATTGGTATTACTGTTTATCTTTCGGAAACCATTATTTGGTAAAATAATTGCAGCAAGTGAGTAG